The Candidatus Dechloromonas phosphoritropha genome includes a region encoding these proteins:
- a CDS encoding acetyl-CoA carboxylase carboxyltransferase subunit beta — translation MSWLNKLLPPKIKRQEGIQRRGTLPEGLWSKCPSCEAVLYATDLEKNLQVCPKCGHHNRLNARKRLNLLLDAEGRSEIGAEVVPVDTLKFRDSKRYPDRLMEASEASGESDSLVCLQGTIKTIPVVAAAFEFNFMGGSMGSVLGERFVRGVNTAVEQGMPFICVSASGGARMQEGLFSLMQMAKTTAALTRLAQAGQPFISILTDPTMGGVSASFAFVGDIVIAEPKALIGFAGPRVIEQTVRETLPEGFQRSEFLLQKGAIDMIVDRRQLRDQVARVLALLKRLPVAA, via the coding sequence ATGAGTTGGCTCAACAAACTCCTGCCCCCCAAGATCAAGCGTCAGGAGGGCATCCAGCGCCGCGGCACGCTGCCCGAAGGCCTGTGGAGCAAGTGCCCGTCTTGCGAGGCCGTGCTCTATGCCACCGATCTGGAAAAGAATCTCCAGGTTTGTCCCAAGTGCGGCCACCACAATCGCCTGAATGCCAGAAAACGCCTCAATCTCTTGCTCGACGCCGAGGGCCGGAGCGAAATCGGGGCCGAGGTGGTTCCGGTCGACACGCTGAAATTCAGGGATTCCAAACGCTATCCCGATCGCTTGATGGAGGCCAGTGAGGCTTCCGGCGAGAGCGATTCGCTGGTCTGTCTGCAGGGGACGATCAAGACCATCCCGGTGGTTGCGGCGGCGTTCGAGTTCAACTTCATGGGCGGTTCGATGGGCTCGGTGCTCGGCGAACGCTTCGTACGCGGCGTCAATACGGCCGTTGAACAGGGTATGCCCTTCATCTGCGTCAGCGCATCGGGTGGCGCGCGCATGCAGGAAGGTCTCTTTTCGCTGATGCAGATGGCCAAGACGACGGCGGCGCTGACCCGCCTCGCGCAGGCTGGACAGCCCTTCATCTCGATTCTGACCGACCCGACCATGGGCGGGGTCTCGGCGTCGTTCGCCTTTGTCGGCGATATTGTCATTGCCGAGCCCAAGGCGCTGATCGGCTTTGCCGGACCGCGCGTCATCGAGCAGACTGTGCGCGAAACCCTGCCCGAGGGCTTCCAGCGTTCGGAATTCCTGCTCCAGAAGGGCGCCATCGACATGATCGTCGACCGGCGCCAGTTACGCGACCAGGTCGCCCGCGTGCTGGCGCTGCTGAAAAGACTGCCGGTGGCGGCTTGA
- the truA gene encoding tRNA pseudouridine(38-40) synthase TruA, with amino-acid sequence MQRIALGVEYCGTPFHGWQSQAGGATVQDALQAALCKIADEPLAVICAGRTDAGVHATHQVVHFECSVKRPLSAWVRGINSHLPDGVAVCWAQPVDAEFHARFSARGRRYRYLLLNRPQRPGLWQGRVGWFHLPLALDPMREAAQKLIGEHDFSAFRAAGCQAKTPVKAMWRADIRQRGSLLIFDFEASAFLHHMVRNLVGTLVQIGKGAQAPSWVDDLLLAKDRKLAAPTFSPAGLYFRGPIYEPHWGLPGPADDFLDGVFA; translated from the coding sequence ATCCAGAGGATCGCCCTCGGCGTCGAGTATTGCGGCACCCCGTTTCACGGCTGGCAAAGTCAGGCGGGCGGCGCGACTGTCCAGGATGCGCTGCAGGCTGCGTTGTGCAAGATTGCCGATGAACCGCTCGCGGTGATCTGTGCCGGACGAACCGATGCCGGAGTTCATGCGACGCATCAGGTCGTGCATTTCGAATGCAGCGTCAAGCGTCCGCTATCGGCCTGGGTGCGTGGCATCAATTCACACCTGCCGGATGGCGTCGCGGTATGCTGGGCGCAGCCGGTCGACGCCGAATTTCATGCCCGTTTCAGCGCGCGCGGCCGGCGCTACCGCTACCTGCTGCTTAATCGTCCGCAGCGCCCGGGTTTGTGGCAGGGGCGGGTTGGCTGGTTCCACCTTCCGTTGGCGCTCGATCCGATGCGCGAGGCGGCGCAAAAATTGATCGGCGAGCATGATTTCTCTGCTTTCCGAGCAGCGGGTTGCCAGGCGAAGACGCCAGTCAAGGCGATGTGGCGGGCCGACATCCGGCAACGCGGCAGTTTGCTCATCTTCGATTTCGAGGCCAGCGCCTTCCTGCATCACATGGTGCGCAATCTGGTCGGCACCCTGGTCCAGATCGGCAAGGGGGCACAGGCGCCGAGCTGGGTCGACGACTTATTGCTGGCGAAGGATCGCAAGCTGGCAGCGCCGACTTTTTCGCCCGCCGGCCTGTATTTCCGTGGGCCGATTTATGAGCCGCACTGGGGATTGCCGGGCCCGGCCGACGATTTCCTGGATGGAGTATTCGCTTGA
- a CDS encoding CvpA family protein — MAVFDYVVIGIVAISLLLGLWRGVVSEMMALAAWVLAFMAALEFGAQSGQMVFGGIADPAVRALAGCALVFIGVLVAMSLVRLAVRSMVNALGLSLSDRLLGMFFGLARGVLLVMILVAVGGMTAAPRQIWWKQATLALPLQTAVLAARPWMPDDLAKRIRFS, encoded by the coding sequence ATGGCAGTTTTCGACTATGTGGTGATAGGTATCGTGGCCATCTCACTGTTGCTTGGATTATGGCGGGGCGTGGTGAGTGAAATGATGGCACTGGCAGCCTGGGTGTTGGCCTTCATGGCCGCGCTGGAATTCGGGGCGCAGAGCGGACAAATGGTATTTGGCGGGATCGCCGATCCGGCGGTGCGCGCCCTTGCCGGTTGTGCGCTGGTCTTCATCGGGGTGCTGGTGGCCATGTCGCTGGTGCGCCTGGCGGTACGCAGCATGGTCAATGCGTTGGGACTGAGTCTCTCGGATCGCCTGTTGGGCATGTTTTTTGGCCTGGCGCGCGGCGTTCTGTTGGTCATGATCCTGGTCGCTGTGGGTGGCATGACCGCGGCACCGCGGCAGATCTGGTGGAAGCAGGCGACGCTGGCGCTACCGCTGCAAACGGCCGTGCTGGCGGCGAGGCCCTGGATGCCAGACGATCTGGCAAAGCGAATTCGGTTCAGTTAG
- a CDS encoding tetratricopeptide repeat protein — MTDTIRKNFKRRAAVVAVASCLSFAPWLAEAASLGKITVLSGLGQPLRAEIEISASRTELAGMTARLADQKTFREAGIDYSSNLHDLRFAIGKRGNGAPVVKVSSGNPVNEPFLNFLVELNWPSGPFVREYTFLLDPPEIAARAAGRPATADGRVVETVRGSGAAPAAAPVPETARSTPAPRAVAEPKKSDESGSRVVKPGDTLRKIAGETKYEDVSLEQMLVGLFRNNPAAFYGDNMNRLKAGAILNIPDRAAVAAEPRAEAMRLYQAQAADWNSYRQKMASLAAQGQPAQDAVTQTAAGKIAASIAEKPSAVDQAKDQVKISSTEIASKGIAGGKATGAAEADLIAKDRSLKEAQERLVLLEKNVSELQKLVDMKTQQLAELQERASGKKEEVKPAVPVEAPKPAEPAPTAPVAEAPKPSELPRAAEEAKPVEPPKVVEDAKPAEPPKAAEVKPQEQPAKQAVAPAPGFLEQFDTLPLIGGGGILALLAGYFLLRRRRSEPEPEFTAAVPGPSSLGPNSVFRMTGGQSVDTGNVPLETRDFSMTGPNTIDTDEVDPVAEADVYMAYGRDAQAEEILIEALRKDPHRTAIHAKLLEIYANRKSVKQFDTLASELYAQTGGAGPEWEKVAALGAGLDPENPLYAAARDAAPAKSGGATAFATPSVFDATSTVLLPGALGLMVAGLPDLADTGPEVSTSGNANAAGASADAAAEGSLDSTNVAGDLGALDFELGEMEQIAVAAAPAAEPVADVPLPELEALDFDLGSLPEDSLSETEVNPGFALAETLVMDTGAAADDLSETFTGLEAQADFSESMFESGTGLLDFDLGDTTAETRIMVNPAILDDGSSNDMGNDTVVNPIDMQESGKDALSVIDGMAGMSVDFASEDTEFDINLSESVFLGRPMPVPEFDLTSINLDLAANPYEETEVVGVSDGFDNGKARGDQGGEDVATKLALARAYEEMGDHDQARELLEEVISEGGGDLAVQARQILGRLNA; from the coding sequence GTGACCGATACAATCCGGAAAAACTTCAAGAGACGTGCTGCGGTCGTCGCGGTGGCTTCCTGTCTTTCATTCGCACCGTGGTTGGCGGAAGCTGCCAGCCTCGGCAAGATTACCGTTCTCTCCGGCCTTGGGCAGCCATTACGTGCCGAGATCGAGATCAGTGCGTCGCGCACCGAACTGGCTGGCATGACAGCCAGGCTTGCTGATCAAAAGACATTCCGCGAGGCGGGTATCGACTATTCCTCGAACCTGCACGATCTGCGATTTGCCATAGGGAAGCGCGGCAATGGCGCCCCGGTAGTCAAGGTCAGTTCCGGAAATCCGGTGAATGAACCCTTCCTGAACTTTCTCGTCGAGCTCAATTGGCCATCCGGGCCGTTTGTTCGCGAATATACCTTCCTTCTCGATCCACCCGAGATTGCGGCACGGGCCGCGGGACGTCCGGCAACCGCAGATGGGCGAGTGGTTGAAACGGTTCGTGGCAGTGGCGCGGCACCGGCCGCTGCACCTGTTCCGGAGACGGCCAGGTCCACCCCGGCGCCACGTGCCGTGGCGGAGCCCAAGAAATCTGACGAGTCGGGGTCGCGGGTCGTCAAGCCCGGTGACACGCTGCGCAAGATTGCCGGCGAAACAAAATACGAGGATGTATCGCTGGAGCAGATGTTGGTCGGCTTATTCAGGAATAATCCGGCGGCTTTTTACGGCGACAACATGAACCGCCTCAAGGCGGGAGCCATACTGAACATTCCGGACCGTGCTGCCGTTGCCGCGGAGCCCCGGGCTGAAGCAATGAGGTTATATCAGGCGCAGGCGGCGGACTGGAACAGTTACCGCCAGAAGATGGCCTCGCTGGCCGCCCAGGGACAACCTGCACAGGATGCAGTAACGCAGACCGCTGCTGGCAAGATTGCGGCCAGCATTGCCGAGAAGCCATCGGCCGTCGACCAGGCCAAGGACCAAGTCAAGATTTCCAGTACCGAAATAGCTTCGAAGGGTATTGCCGGCGGTAAGGCGACGGGCGCGGCCGAAGCCGATCTGATAGCCAAGGACAGGTCACTCAAGGAGGCGCAGGAAAGGCTGGTGCTGCTCGAGAAGAATGTCAGCGAACTGCAGAAACTGGTGGACATGAAGACTCAGCAGTTGGCGGAACTGCAGGAAAGGGCTTCGGGTAAGAAAGAAGAGGTGAAGCCGGCGGTGCCTGTCGAAGCGCCAAAGCCGGCTGAACCTGCGCCCACAGCTCCGGTTGCAGAGGCGCCGAAGCCGTCGGAACTGCCCAGGGCGGCGGAGGAAGCAAAGCCGGTCGAGCCGCCCAAGGTAGTGGAAGACGCGAAGCCGGCCGAGCCGCCCAAGGCAGCGGAAGTCAAACCCCAGGAGCAACCCGCCAAGCAGGCGGTGGCGCCGGCACCCGGCTTCCTGGAGCAGTTCGATACCCTGCCCTTGATCGGTGGTGGCGGCATTCTCGCACTGCTGGCTGGCTATTTCCTGCTCCGGCGGCGACGCAGCGAGCCCGAGCCTGAATTCACTGCCGCGGTTCCGGGCCCATCGAGTCTCGGGCCGAATTCCGTGTTCCGGATGACCGGCGGCCAGAGCGTCGATACCGGTAACGTGCCTCTGGAAACGCGTGATTTCAGCATGACCGGTCCTAACACGATCGACACCGATGAAGTCGATCCGGTTGCCGAGGCTGATGTGTATATGGCATATGGCCGGGATGCGCAGGCTGAGGAGATACTGATCGAGGCCTTGCGCAAGGATCCGCACCGGACCGCCATCCACGCCAAACTGCTTGAGATCTACGCCAACCGCAAGAGCGTGAAGCAATTCGATACGCTGGCCAGCGAGCTATATGCCCAGACCGGTGGTGCCGGGCCTGAATGGGAAAAGGTGGCAGCTCTGGGCGCCGGGCTCGATCCTGAGAACCCATTGTATGCCGCTGCCCGAGACGCTGCACCGGCCAAATCTGGGGGGGCGACTGCCTTCGCAACTCCATCCGTTTTTGACGCGACATCCACAGTGCTGCTTCCCGGCGCGCTTGGCCTGATGGTGGCCGGTCTGCCTGATCTCGCCGATACCGGTCCGGAGGTGTCCACCTCAGGCAATGCAAATGCTGCTGGCGCCAGCGCGGACGCTGCTGCAGAGGGTAGTCTTGACTCGACGAACGTTGCCGGCGATCTCGGCGCACTCGATTTCGAACTGGGTGAGATGGAGCAGATAGCCGTGGCTGCCGCGCCCGCTGCGGAACCTGTGGCCGACGTTCCCCTGCCGGAACTGGAAGCGCTCGACTTCGATCTCGGGTCATTACCGGAAGACTCTCTCTCCGAGACTGAGGTGAATCCAGGTTTTGCCCTCGCAGAAACCTTGGTGATGGATACCGGTGCTGCCGCTGACGATCTTTCGGAAACCTTCACCGGACTTGAAGCGCAGGCAGACTTTTCGGAGAGCATGTTCGAGTCCGGCACTGGGCTCCTTGATTTCGACTTGGGTGACACCACGGCCGAAACCCGGATCATGGTGAATCCGGCCATCTTGGATGATGGCTCGAGCAATGACATGGGTAATGATACAGTTGTCAATCCGATCGACATGCAGGAATCCGGCAAGGATGCTCTTTCGGTTATCGATGGAATGGCTGGCATGTCTGTTGATTTCGCATCGGAAGATACGGAGTTCGACATCAACCTGAGTGAGTCGGTCTTCCTCGGAAGGCCGATGCCGGTCCCCGAGTTCGACCTGACCTCGATCAACCTTGATCTGGCGGCGAATCCTTACGAGGAAACAGAGGTCGTCGGCGTGTCCGATGGCTTTGATAACGGCAAGGCACGCGGTGATCAGGGGGGCGAGGATGTGGCTACCAAACTCGCGCTGGCCAGAGCATATGAGGAAATGGGCGACCACGATCAGGCGCGCGAACTGCTCGAGGAAGTGATTTCCGAAGGAGGGGGCGATCTGGCCGTACAGGCTCGACAGATCCTCGGTCGCCTGAACGCTTGA
- a CDS encoding SPOR domain-containing protein produces the protein MEDNDTQSQLKKVARRRLVGAIVFASVVAVVLPMVMDHEPQQAVRDVEIRIPGQDEKPFAPKFAVTPVEKPDAKPAEQAVESKSPTPGEKGSDETVAAKPGGKPSVVAKDKPEENAAGSPPDKAPEKAPAKTEKPVPKPEKPAEKPAEKPARKPEKTSEKTPEKHAATESSAEARRAAAILAGQSAPPVAAPAKSGEFVILIGAFANEDNVKTLRSKISEKGVKSYVEPLDTPGGKKTRVRAGPFASREAAEQALERMKQVGVSGVISGK, from the coding sequence ATGGAAGACAACGACACTCAGTCTCAATTAAAGAAGGTCGCCCGCCGCCGGCTGGTCGGCGCGATCGTCTTTGCCTCGGTGGTTGCCGTGGTTCTGCCCATGGTGATGGATCACGAACCGCAGCAGGCGGTCCGGGATGTTGAAATCCGCATACCGGGGCAGGACGAAAAGCCGTTTGCGCCGAAGTTCGCCGTGACTCCGGTTGAGAAGCCTGATGCGAAGCCGGCCGAGCAGGCCGTCGAGAGCAAGTCACCGACACCTGGCGAGAAGGGCTCTGACGAAACCGTGGCGGCGAAACCTGGTGGCAAGCCGTCCGTGGTCGCCAAGGACAAGCCCGAGGAAAATGCCGCCGGGAGTCCGCCTGACAAGGCGCCGGAAAAAGCGCCGGCGAAGACCGAGAAACCGGTTCCAAAGCCGGAAAAGCCTGCGGAAAAGCCTGCGGAAAAGCCGGCCCGCAAGCCCGAGAAGACTTCCGAGAAGACCCCGGAGAAACATGCTGCCACGGAATCGTCGGCGGAAGCCAGGCGGGCGGCGGCTATCCTCGCCGGGCAAAGCGCACCACCGGTTGCGGCGCCAGCCAAGTCAGGTGAATTTGTGATCCTGATCGGTGCCTTTGCCAACGAGGACAACGTCAAGACTCTCCGGAGCAAGATCTCCGAGAAAGGCGTCAAGAGCTACGTCGAACCGCTCGATACGCCGGGAGGCAAGAAGACCCGAGTTCGGGCAGGACCGTTCGCCAGCCGCGAAGCAGCCGAACAGGCGCTCGAAAGAATGAAGCAGGTCGGCGTTTCGGGCGTGATCTCAGGTAAGTGA
- a CDS encoding tryptophan synthase subunit alpha, with product MSRIKSVFERLNGEGRKALIPFITAGDPDAALTLSLMHVLVEAGADVIELGVPFSDPMADGPTIQRASERALAKGMTLRKVLQLVIDFRQDDAMTPVVLMGYANPIEAMGLEKFAAAAAQAGIDGVLVVDYPPEEAATFGAAMKAHGMDPIFLLAPTSTVARIERVAEVASGYVYYVSLAGVTGSGALNVDAVAERLPLIREKTGLPVGVGFGIRDAATAARIAGIADAVVVGSRIIEEIEKSTAETACANVKALVADIRRGVDEVEK from the coding sequence ATGTCGCGCATCAAATCCGTTTTTGAACGCCTGAATGGCGAAGGTCGCAAGGCGCTGATTCCGTTTATCACCGCCGGCGATCCGGATGCTGCCCTGACGCTGTCGCTGATGCATGTGCTGGTCGAGGCCGGCGCCGATGTCATCGAGCTTGGCGTGCCGTTTTCCGACCCGATGGCCGACGGCCCGACTATCCAGCGCGCCTCCGAACGGGCGCTAGCCAAGGGCATGACGCTGCGCAAGGTGCTGCAATTGGTCATCGATTTTCGCCAGGATGATGCCATGACGCCGGTAGTGCTGATGGGCTATGCCAACCCGATCGAGGCAATGGGCCTGGAAAAATTTGCGGCGGCTGCCGCGCAGGCCGGTATAGATGGCGTATTGGTCGTCGATTACCCGCCGGAAGAGGCGGCCACCTTCGGCGCCGCGATGAAGGCGCACGGCATGGATCCGATTTTCCTGCTGGCGCCGACGTCAACCGTAGCGCGCATCGAGCGGGTGGCCGAGGTCGCCAGCGGCTATGTCTATTACGTTTCGCTGGCCGGCGTGACCGGTTCCGGCGCTCTGAATGTCGATGCGGTGGCCGAACGGCTGCCGCTGATCCGGGAAAAGACTGGCCTGCCGGTCGGCGTCGGTTTCGGTATCCGTGACGCGGCGACTGCGGCACGTATCGCCGGCATCGCCGATGCGGTGGTGGTCGGCAGCCGGATCATCGAGGAAATCGAGAAATCAACGGCGGAAACCGCCTGTGCCAATGTAAAAGCGCTGGTCGCGGATATCCGTCGCGGTGTCGATGAGGTGGAAAAATGA
- the trpB gene encoding tryptophan synthase subunit beta, producing the protein MNHYNFPDAKGHFGPYGGVFVAETLFAALDELKVAYAEAQADPAFRAEYEYELKHFVGRPSPIYHAQRWSQILGGAQIYLKREDLNHTGAHKVNNCIGQAMLARRMSKPRVIAETGAGQHGVATATVAARYGMECIVYMGSEDIKRQAANVYRMKLLGATVVPVESGSKTLKDALNEAMRDWVTNIHNTFYIIGTVAGPHPYPMLVRDFQKIIGEECLVQMPEMTGRQPDAVIACVGGGSNAMGIFYPYIDLPDVRLIGVEAAGEGVETGHHAASLIAGVPGVLHGNRTYLLQDENGQIIETHSISAGLDYPGVGPEHAWLKDIGRAEYVPIKDGEALEAFHTLCRIEGIIPALESSHALAYAAKLAPTLGKDKILLVNLSGRGDKDMHTVAEKSGIVF; encoded by the coding sequence ATGAATCACTATAACTTCCCCGACGCCAAGGGTCATTTCGGTCCTTATGGTGGTGTCTTCGTGGCCGAGACACTCTTCGCGGCGCTCGATGAGCTTAAGGTGGCCTATGCCGAAGCGCAGGCCGATCCGGCATTCCGTGCCGAATACGAATACGAACTGAAGCACTTCGTCGGCCGTCCGTCGCCGATCTATCACGCCCAGCGCTGGTCGCAAATCCTCGGTGGCGCGCAGATCTACCTGAAGCGCGAAGACCTCAATCATACCGGTGCCCACAAGGTGAACAACTGCATCGGCCAGGCCATGCTCGCCAGGCGCATGAGCAAGCCGCGCGTCATCGCCGAAACCGGCGCCGGCCAGCACGGCGTCGCCACGGCCACGGTGGCGGCTCGCTACGGCATGGAATGCATCGTTTACATGGGCAGCGAGGACATCAAGCGTCAGGCCGCCAACGTTTATCGGATGAAGCTGCTCGGTGCGACGGTAGTGCCGGTCGAAAGTGGCTCGAAAACCTTGAAGGATGCGCTCAACGAGGCAATGCGCGACTGGGTGACCAACATCCACAACACCTTCTACATCATCGGCACGGTCGCCGGGCCGCACCCGTATCCGATGTTGGTGCGCGACTTCCAGAAGATCATCGGCGAGGAGTGCCTCGTGCAGATGCCGGAAATGACCGGCCGCCAGCCAGATGCGGTGATCGCCTGCGTCGGCGGCGGTTCCAACGCAATGGGTATTTTCTACCCGTACATCGACCTGCCGGACGTGCGCTTGATCGGTGTCGAAGCAGCCGGCGAGGGTGTCGAGACCGGACATCACGCTGCTTCGCTGATCGCCGGCGTTCCCGGTGTCCTGCATGGCAACCGCACCTACCTGCTGCAGGATGAGAACGGTCAGATTATCGAGACGCATTCGATTTCCGCCGGCCTCGACTATCCCGGCGTCGGCCCGGAACACGCCTGGCTGAAGGACATCGGGCGCGCCGAGTACGTGCCGATCAAGGATGGCGAAGCACTGGAAGCATTCCATACGCTGTGCCGGATCGAAGGTATCATCCCGGCGCTCGAATCGAGTCACGCGCTGGCCTATGCTGCGAAGCTGGCGCCGACGCTGGGCAAAGACAAGATTCTGCTGGTCAACCTCTCCGGCCGAGGTGACAAGGACATGCATACCGTGGCCGAAAAATCAGGAATAGTTTTCTGA
- a CDS encoding phosphoribosylanthranilate isomerase, with protein sequence MKTCIKICGLTREEDVDAAVAAGVDALGFVFYPSSPRYVSPQRAAELAQRIPPFVDVVGLFVNESPEAVHAVCAALPISLLQFHGDEDATYCRQFARPYLRAARVRPGLDLVEFARAFPDARGLLLDAFVDGYGGGGDVFDWTLIPPDLPGFLVLSGGLTATNVGEAMRRVRPVAVDVSSGVEMGKGIKDHSKIAAFVAAVRKADESL encoded by the coding sequence TTGAAAACGTGTATCAAGATTTGCGGACTGACCCGCGAGGAAGATGTCGACGCTGCGGTAGCCGCCGGTGTCGATGCGCTTGGTTTTGTCTTTTATCCGTCCAGCCCGCGTTATGTGTCGCCGCAGCGGGCAGCCGAGTTGGCACAGCGGATTCCTCCCTTTGTCGATGTCGTCGGCCTGTTCGTCAATGAGTCGCCGGAAGCCGTGCATGCTGTGTGCGCGGCGCTACCGATCAGCCTCCTGCAGTTTCATGGCGACGAGGACGCGACGTATTGTCGTCAGTTTGCCCGCCCCTATCTGCGTGCGGCACGAGTGAGGCCGGGGCTCGATCTGGTAGAATTCGCCCGCGCGTTTCCCGATGCCCGCGGTTTGTTGTTGGATGCGTTTGTCGACGGCTACGGGGGTGGTGGAGACGTCTTCGACTGGACGCTGATTCCGCCGGACCTGCCCGGATTTTTGGTGCTTTCCGGCGGGTTGACCGCAACGAACGTCGGTGAGGCCATGCGCCGCGTGCGGCCGGTGGCAGTTGATGTTTCGTCCGGAGTGGAAATGGGCAAGGGCATCAAGGATCACTCGAAAATTGCCGCTTTTGTGGCGGCTGTACGGAAAGCTGATGAATCACTATAA
- the folC gene encoding bifunctional tetrahydrofolate synthase/dihydrofolate synthase, translating into MPNVLDDWLVYLESLRPGGQAGIELGLERIDQVKEALGQSQHCPVIMVGGTNGKGSTCAYLENIIARAGYNVGCYTSPHLLAYNERVRVNGQESSDAALCAAFARVEMARQEAGNVALTYFEFGTLAAWEVFAAAGVEAAILEVGLGGRLDAVNAYEPDVSIVTTVALDHTEWLGTDRASIGFEKAGIYRAGKPALCADANPPQSLLDHAASIGADLRLVGRDFGFERDPENRLQWRWWCRSGDKLLKRSLAYPGLRGVTQLHNAAVALAALDALGDRLPVTMQAIRPGLISTELPGRFQVIPGKPAIVLDVAHNPQAIGVLADNLSSMGFFDRTHAVVGMLGDKDIRGALQPLRNKIDFWHAATLEGPRGTPAESLAAIITAARLGGEIICHGSPRAAMQAARGQAAESDRIVAFGSFLTVAGALKALRAKP; encoded by the coding sequence GTGCCGAACGTTCTTGACGACTGGCTGGTTTACCTCGAGAGTCTGCGCCCTGGGGGGCAGGCAGGAATTGAGTTGGGCCTCGAGCGCATCGACCAGGTCAAGGAGGCGCTGGGCCAGAGCCAGCACTGTCCGGTAATCATGGTCGGCGGGACCAACGGCAAAGGCTCGACCTGCGCCTATCTGGAGAACATCATCGCTCGCGCCGGCTACAATGTCGGCTGTTACACCTCGCCACACCTGCTGGCCTACAACGAGCGGGTGCGCGTGAATGGCCAGGAGTCAAGCGACGCGGCGCTGTGCGCCGCCTTTGCCCGCGTGGAAATGGCTCGGCAAGAAGCCGGCAATGTCGCGCTGACCTATTTCGAGTTCGGCACGTTGGCTGCGTGGGAGGTCTTTGCCGCCGCCGGGGTCGAGGCGGCGATCCTCGAGGTTGGCCTCGGTGGCCGACTCGATGCCGTCAACGCTTACGAACCCGATGTTTCCATCGTCACCACGGTTGCGCTCGACCATACCGAGTGGCTGGGGACGGACCGCGCGAGCATCGGTTTCGAGAAGGCTGGCATCTACCGGGCGGGCAAGCCGGCCTTGTGCGCCGACGCGAACCCGCCGCAGAGCCTCCTCGATCATGCGGCATCCATCGGCGCCGACCTGCGTCTTGTCGGCCGCGACTTCGGTTTCGAGCGTGACCCGGAGAATCGCCTGCAATGGCGCTGGTGGTGCAGATCCGGTGACAAACTGCTGAAGCGTTCCCTAGCCTATCCCGGCCTGCGCGGGGTGACCCAGCTACACAACGCCGCCGTCGCCCTGGCGGCGCTGGATGCTCTGGGCGACCGCCTGCCGGTGACCATGCAGGCGATCCGCCCGGGATTGATCTCAACCGAACTTCCCGGGCGCTTCCAGGTGATTCCGGGCAAGCCGGCGATCGTCCTCGACGTCGCTCACAACCCGCAGGCGATTGGAGTTCTCGCCGACAATCTCTCGAGCATGGGCTTCTTCGATCGCACCCATGCGGTGGTCGGCATGCTCGGCGACAAGGATATCCGGGGCGCGCTCCAGCCGCTCAGGAACAAGATCGATTTCTGGCACGCGGCGACGCTGGAGGGGCCGCGCGGCACTCCGGCGGAGTCGCTGGCGGCAATCATTACCGCTGCACGACTGGGCGGCGAGATTATCTGCCATGGCTCGCCGCGGGCTGCCATGCAGGCGGCCAGGGGACAAGCCGCCGAAAGTGATAGAATCGTCGCTTTCGGATCCTTCTTAACGGTGGCCGGAGCGCTAAAAGCGCTGCGTGCGAAACCCTAA